Proteins from a genomic interval of Desulfofustis limnaeus:
- a CDS encoding Wadjet anti-phage system protein JetD domain-containing protein, with protein MAVDALAGKIALLYAQDGLASSSLSARDRASLQSLFETGVLEEVRSGAGRRVVVKNHAALDTFVQRLYPSGLEGITGQLAPRSRAVAELRDSKKARTIVGPPLILLRGVGDCTLRNGEAVLPVAYWTELAGVASLRLDERQWGYTGVLAVVENLEVFWNFERLETGAQLALYAQGRLSGRILEWLASPAMSEARLLHCGDYDPVGMDEYLRLKAACPNRSNLFLPPDLEDLFTRYGKRELLGSNAAVLARLRKVEDKEVRRVVQLMDRYGVGLEQEVLLAV; from the coding sequence ATGGCGGTTGATGCCCTGGCTGGAAAGATTGCGCTCCTGTATGCACAGGACGGCCTCGCCTCGAGCAGTTTGTCGGCTCGTGATCGCGCCAGTCTGCAATCGCTTTTTGAAACCGGCGTGCTGGAGGAGGTGCGAAGCGGGGCCGGGCGAAGGGTGGTAGTCAAAAATCATGCGGCGCTGGACACCTTTGTGCAGCGACTCTATCCTTCCGGTCTGGAGGGAATAACCGGACAGCTTGCACCGCGGAGCAGGGCTGTTGCCGAACTGAGGGACTCGAAAAAGGCTCGCACCATAGTCGGACCACCCTTGATTTTGCTACGGGGAGTTGGTGATTGCACGCTTCGTAACGGCGAAGCGGTGCTCCCTGTCGCGTATTGGACCGAACTGGCGGGGGTCGCCTCCTTGCGCCTCGATGAACGACAATGGGGCTATACCGGCGTCCTGGCCGTGGTCGAGAATCTCGAGGTTTTCTGGAATTTCGAAAGGCTCGAAACAGGTGCTCAGCTCGCGTTGTATGCGCAAGGTCGGCTGAGCGGCAGGATTCTTGAATGGCTTGCCTCTCCGGCCATGTCAGAAGCACGGCTTCTCCATTGCGGGGATTATGATCCGGTCGGAATGGATGAGTATCTTCGCTTGAAGGCTGCCTGCCCGAACAGATCGAATCTTTTCCTGCCACCTGATCTGGAAGATCTCTTTACGCGATACGGCAAACGTGAACTGCTGGGCAGCAATGCTGCGGTTTTGGCCCGACTCAGGAAGGTTGAAGATAAGGAAGTTCGGCGAGTCGTGCAGTTGATGGATCGATATGGTGTCGGCTTAGAGCAGGAAGTGCTATTGGCCGTCTGA
- a CDS encoding LysR family transcriptional regulator, whose translation MESFDNVTLRVFLAVARLGSIGAAARNEHIAASAASRRISDLERELGIVLISRTPSGVNLTPAGKTFARHCEQLLHKYAEVRADLKRFAEGKAGELRLAAIPRAMAGILPFIIAQFKKDNPEVHVTVREIFSRQGVRFLREDVLDLAIIYDSVDTTGFELKPFKSDQVWVVGHKDHPLFLEYRDADSVFFADTLTYENVSFHEGGVLDELVSEARKRHRMPTKPTVMVQRITSLIRCVEADLGLGIIGERDLQPHVTNENLKMLRLADTWASRHLVCAYPEGQGAAPTVERFLQYLDEGNAL comes from the coding sequence ATGGAAAGTTTTGACAACGTCACCCTGCGCGTATTTCTGGCGGTTGCCCGCCTGGGCAGCATCGGCGCGGCTGCCCGGAATGAACACATCGCAGCATCAGCTGCATCGCGGCGAATCAGTGACCTGGAGCGTGAACTTGGTATCGTGCTGATTTCAAGAACCCCATCGGGGGTCAACCTGACGCCTGCCGGAAAAACGTTTGCGCGGCATTGCGAGCAGCTGTTGCACAAATATGCCGAGGTACGGGCGGATCTGAAGCGTTTTGCCGAAGGCAAGGCGGGTGAGTTGCGGCTTGCCGCCATTCCCCGGGCCATGGCCGGTATCTTGCCGTTTATCATTGCTCAGTTCAAGAAGGACAACCCAGAGGTTCATGTGACGGTGCGGGAAATATTCTCCCGGCAGGGCGTGAGATTTTTGCGCGAAGATGTCCTGGATCTGGCCATCATCTATGACTCGGTCGATACGACGGGATTTGAGCTCAAGCCTTTCAAATCGGATCAGGTATGGGTGGTGGGGCATAAAGACCATCCGCTGTTTCTTGAGTACCGCGATGCGGACTCCGTGTTCTTTGCCGATACCCTTACCTACGAGAACGTCTCTTTCCATGAAGGAGGAGTCCTGGATGAGTTGGTCTCTGAGGCCAGAAAACGGCACCGGATGCCCACAAAACCAACGGTCATGGTACAGCGGATAACCTCCCTGATACGATGCGTTGAAGCCGACCTGGGTCTCGGAATAATCGGAGAGCGAGACCTCCAGCCCCATGTGACCAACGAGAACCTTAAAATGCTTCGGTTGGCAGATACCTGGGCGTCCCGCCACCTGGTCTGCGCCTACCCGGAAGGGCAAGGCGCCGCGCCGACGGTGGAGCGGTTCCTGCAGTATCTCGACGAGGGTAATGCGCTTTGA